The Tripterygium wilfordii isolate XIE 37 chromosome 1, ASM1340144v1, whole genome shotgun sequence sequence AAATGTCATGATTGAAGATGCAACAAACTTGCAGCTCTGCTGTCTGTTAGCTAGGGGCAAGGAATTGGCACACATTCTCTGATTGTTACtcaaaaaatttgttttttagTTCTCTCTGCAGTAAAGAGTTTCATTAACAAACAAATCTCTAAGAGAAAATAATCTAAAAGAGCATTGAAATGCAGAAAGGCTGCCGCTTTTTTTTGCCACCTAGTGAAAGGCATATTCTTTACTCAAACAAGCATATACTTCTAAATGTTATTTTCATGAATAATGACACTAATCAAGTGGGTGTGTGATGTTACTATTggtagagatttttttttcctatgagAAGAAGACCACTACCACTAATTTGTTTCAAGGTCTGGTTATTATCATGCAAAGagtaaaaaccaaaaaaaaaagaagacagcaGACAAATAGAGCCACCCATACATGTTGAAAATTAAGCAAAAAACACTTTTGGAGATCACCATCCAGGTGAATATTAGGCGGCAATCTGCAAAGGTAATCTTTACCATACACATGTGAGTGATGAAATTCTCACCTATTTATCatacaagatatatatatatacgtggTCCCTCCAACATGCCTTGATCTTTCCAGGTAAGCTGGTCCCACTTGCCGTCCATCTTCTACATTATATACCACTAAAGTCTTGTAAACTTTAGACCACTTGATGATTTTCttgtcctttttgtttttctacgAGTCaaatttaatggcattgtgAGGTTCAACATTACCCACGCTTTTATTAGATATATTGCATGGGCCCTGATATACTATAGACCACCTGCTAAAACTGTTCtaatctgtatatatatatatataactggaaGTCTGTTTCTTTAGAATTTATGTACAGAAGCTACAAGGGTATGAGACagagggagaaagaagaaactaaAAAATGCTTCCGACTGGACTATCTTCTGTTTATTTTGCTTGCAGTGATGCTGCTGGAATTGCGGGTAACAACTGTTTTTGTATCTTGTATCAACCACATAATGCCACTCCTATATTAAGATGATTGCTTGATTACCTCTAGATTTCTGCAAAACCTATGACTCTCATTACTTTGATTCTTAAAAGAAGGACTTTCTTCCCCTTTAGATGAGATTGGAGTTGGTGCTTTTGATGACTGAATTGTAGTTTTGTAATGGAATCCTTTGCAGGGAACATCTTTGCCTTTGTACTCTTTGTGTCACCCATGTAAgtttcatcttttctttttctttctgaaTCGATAAAATCAGAGAGAAACTAAAAGGGTATTCTTATTTTACAAAGTTGAttctgtttaattttttttttcggggGTTTTTCAGACCAACATTTAGAAGAATCATCAGAAATCAGTCAACAGAACAGTTTTCAGGATTACCTTACATGTATGCTCTATTGAACTGCTTGATAAGCCTCTGGTATGGCATGCCCTTTGTGTCACCTGGTATCATATTGGTTGCCACAGTGAACTCGATTGGTGCTATTTTCCAGTTTGTATATATTACCATCTTCATCATTTACGCAGACAAGGCAAAGAAGGTAACTATGATTCCTTCTAAATTTACCGGCACTTGATTTCGAGTATATTGTCTTAACGTTCATGAATATGTTGTTTACAGCTAAAATGTCAGGAATGTTGATATCATGTTGTCTTAATGTTCATGAATATGTTGTTTACAGCTAAAGATGTCAGGAATGTTGATATCAGTTTTTGCAATATTTGTTCTGGTGGTGCTTATGAGCCTTGAATTTTTAGACCCCCACGAGAGGCAGATGGTCGTTGGATACTTAAGCGTCGCTTCTCTTATTTCGATGTTTGCTTCACCCCTTCTAGTTATTGTAAGTTCATCTCAAACATATATGTTCTTGCTGTTTGAACTTTATATGGTTATATGGCAAATTTCATGCTCTCTAATGTACAGTTCTGCATATTTTGAATGACAGAATTTGGTGATTAAAACGAAAAGTGTTGAATACATGCCGTTTTATCTTTCCTTTGCAACCTTCCTCATGAGTCTCTCATTCTTCGTTTACGGAATCTTAAAGTCCgatcttttcatttatgtaagTACAACATTCTTGCAGAACAATTTATAGAACTTGCTTATTAATATCACTACAAATGGCTGCTGCTATATGCCAACTAATTTCTTACTTCCTTGGTAGCAGGAATCACGcccctgtttttttttctttctggttGCAGATACCTAATGGAATTGGAACCATTTTAGGGATTGTTCAGTTGATACTCTACTACTATTACAGCAGTAAAGTTTCCGAAGACTTGAAAGACCCCTTGGTGGATCAATATGTATGAATAAATTCATTGGTAGTAACATGGTATAGTTGGTTGCTTGCTGTGtccacttttatttttgtagtGGAGAAGTAGGCAATGAAATCAAAGATGATTGATGTATATGATATGGAATTCGACAGCACGGTTGCTCTTAATGCTCAAATGTCGTTCGCTATTGTGCGCATTTCATCCCCTTCAACCTCTGCTGCTCCTTCCGATTATTTTCTTACTTTCTGTTTTGGCTTCCTAAAGATTTGTCTGTAAAAGAAACAGTTAGATGTTTGTTTGTATGAATCACTCTACTGCAGTGAGACTTTTGGAAGTTATTTGCTATGTTAGTTGACAGCAAAGAAGACACTCTCACCAGTTTATAAACTTAACGGTTGGCACGGCCATCCCTGTGATCATCCAGCACCATATTGATAGGAGTTTGTAGTTTCAAAAGTATAAATTTCATTGAGAAAACTAGATCTTGAAATTCCATTACAGCTCTTTCCTTCTGCAACATTATATGGTAGAACAATAATCAAGTGTAATTGGAACTCTCAAGGAAAAACAAGTAAAATAACAGTAACTCATTAGGGATTCCGGGAAGCAATATGAACCAATGATAAGCAAAAGCAGCTAGTCATATAGATCATCAACTTCATCACCATCAGCAGAAGATGCAAAGTAGTTCGAACCTTTGGGCGCTGTTTCTGCATTGGAGAATCTGAAATCAGGCCCAAAACCTCTGGATTGCTGTAAAGTTTGAGCAAAAGCCTTGTATTTAATGATATCAAGATCACTGACACTCCTTCTGGCATATTTCATGGCTTCTTCAATGTGGGATGCCTTAATCTCTGGCACTTCTTCCACAACATCTTCATCCATTGCTTCAGAACACTCACTCTTACTCCTCTACCTCTCCAGGTCCTTCTCAATATCCTCGCGGATAGCATATTTACATGCCCGTTGGCATATTTCCGTTATGTCAGCACCACTAAAGCCGAAGTCCTTTGTTGGATTCGTATGTTAGTCTTATTTGCTGACATGGCAAAAGTTGACTTCCACGCTGTATCCTTGAAAGTCTACTTAGTAGTCGCACCCGAATGTTATAGGAGTTATTGGGGGCTGTTGTACATCAAATTACAACAGCTTCCGCTATAACAATTTTAcacatttatattatttttaaaaataataaaaaaattataaatgtgtagtattttgtTTAACGAATCTaatcatgtattttttgttcgaaacaaaaatcaaattcataaaaaaaaaagatatagaaagttttatgtttatattcaacggttcaaaattattatatattttttatgttgaatttgatttttatttcggacaaataatatatcattggattcgtataaatgatcaaaaatacaaatattttgaaatttttaaaaaatttactcTATGTTATAATGCAATTACAACGGAGGCTGTTGTAAAAAAACGACAGCAGCCCCCACCCCCACCCAAAAACTCATGTTACAGTCTTATTTGCTTACATGGCACAAGTTGACTTCCACGCTGAATCCTTGAAAGTCCACTTAGTAGTCGCACCCGAAGTTACAGTCTTATTTGCTGACATGGCAAAAGATGCCACGCTGTATTCTTGAACAACTAGTAGTCGCACCGTAGAGCGTGTGGCTACACGCTTCCCGCCATTTCGTGTTTTTGGGCAATGTGTTGCCTGGCTTCTCGCGGTCTCGCCACTCTCAATTTCTGCGCAAATGGAATATCTAATAAGCCAAGATTAGATGCCGATTTGGATACAAAATTAGGGCATCGGCCGAGCGTAGTAGATTGAGACTGGGAGAAAAAGCTGAAAAAACACAATGGGGATACAAGGCCTCTTACCTCTCCTGAAATCAATCATGGTACCTTTCCACATCAAGGATTTGGAGGGTTGTTCGGTGGCCGTCGACACCTATTCTTGGCTCCACAAAGGC is a genomic window containing:
- the LOC120001329 gene encoding bidirectional sugar transporter SWEET2a-like isoform X1, whose amino-acid sequence is MLPTGLSSVYFACSDAAGIAGNIFAFVLFVSPIPTFRRIIRNQSTEQFSGLPYMYALLNCLISLWYGMPFVSPGIILVATVNSIGAIFQFVYITIFIIYADKAKKLKMSGMLISVFAIFVLVVLMSLEFLDPHERQMVVGYLSVASLISMFASPLLVINLVIKTKSVEYMPFYLSFATFLMSLSFFVYGILKSDLFIYIPNGIGTILGIVQLILYYYYSSKVSEDLKDPLVDQYV
- the LOC120001329 gene encoding bidirectional sugar transporter SWEET2a-like isoform X2, giving the protein MESFAGNIFAFVLFVSPIPTFRRIIRNQSTEQFSGLPYMYALLNCLISLWYGMPFVSPGIILVATVNSIGAIFQFVYITIFIIYADKAKKLKMSGMLISVFAIFVLVVLMSLEFLDPHERQMVVGYLSVASLISMFASPLLVINLVIKTKSVEYMPFYLSFATFLMSLSFFVYGILKSDLFIYIPNGIGTILGIVQLILYYYYSSKVSEDLKDPLVDQYV